ATTCTCCTTTTGCTTCACCTAATCCTTCAATAATAAACTTTACTAAAATTCTTGATTCTCCCACTTTAAACCACTTAAAAAGAAAAGATAATTTCCTTAAATTTAAAAGTTATTATTACTGGATTTTAGATTTCAAATTTAAAGCTAGGAAGGTTTTTGGCGGGCCCGCGGGGATTCGAACCCCGGACCTCCGGCTTTCCTTCATTAATTAATTGATAGAGGGCCAGCGCTCTATCCAAACTGAGCTACGGGCCCAAACACTGTTCTCTAAAGGAGTTATTAAAAAGAATTCAGTTATAAAGTTTTCAGTATTTATAACTTTTTCACCCCTTAATCACTAAACTTTATAACTGCTTCACTTCTTTATCACATAAATTAAACACTGTTATACGAGTTTATTCAATATAAAATCATTAAAATAACATAAAAATACATAATGCTCAATCGTAAATTATAAATATTTAATTCAGTATTAATTTTATGCTAAACGATAAATTAAGGAGGAATAAAAAAGAATGAAAGCTCTTTTTGTGGATCAAGAAAAATGCACTGGATGCAGAAGATGCGAGCTAGCATGCTCTTTCTTTCATTTTCAAACCTATAGTTTAAGCAGAGTTAGGCTCCATGTAGTTAGAGATGGCGAAATTGAAGGACCAATAGTTTGTGTTCAATGTGGACTTTGCCAATACGCATGCCCAATTAAAGGAGCAATAATAAGAAATAAAAAAACAGGAGCTTTCTTAGTTACAACTAAATGTAATCCTAAAGAATGTAATGGCGAATGCGTTAATGCTTGTCCATACGGTGTTATTCATATAGATTTAAAGCTTAAAAGAGCTATAAAATGCGATTTTTGTGGAGGTTCACCATCCTGCGTTGAAGCATGCCCATGGAATGTTATCCAATATATTGACGCAAGCTCACCTTACGCGTTAAACAATAAAAGAGTTGCTGAAGTAAGACGTAGATGGAGCATTGAACGCGCATATACTAAAAGCTCATTAGAAGCTTTAAAGAAAGTATAAAGAGGTGAAATAAATTTGGTTTTATATAGTTATGCAGGTAAAATTCTTAGAGTTAATTTATCAACAAAAACTATAAAAACAGAAGATACTAAAAAAGATATTGCTCAACTTCTTTTAGGTGGAAATGGTTATGCCGCTAAAATTTTATGGGATGAATTAAAGCCTGGAATAGACCCTTTAAGCCCAGAAAACAAAATTGTTTTGATGACTGGCCCTATAACAGGTACAGGTGCTCCAGGTTCAGGTTTTTGGGAGGCTTGCTTTAAATCACCTTTAACAGGTGTTTGGGGTGAATCTGCTTGCGGCGGCTGGTGGGGTCCAATGCTTAAGTTTGCTGGCTTCGATGGAATAATTATTGAAGGAGCTTCTGAAAATCCTGTTTACCTTTGGGTTCATGATGGAGAAGCTGAAATAAAACCTGCTGAAGGAATATGGGGTCAAACAGTTCCTAAAACAGAGGAAATGATAAGAAAAGAAATAGGTATTCCTCAAGCAAGAGTTTTAAGCATCGGTCCAGCTGGTGAAAAGCTTGTTAGATTCGCTGGTATAGCTGTTGATTTAGAGCGTTACGCTGGAAGAAAAGGTGGAGGAGCCCTTTTAGGCTCAAAAAAAGTTAAAGCTGTTGCAGTTTACGGTGAAAAGGAAATTCCAATAGCTAAACCTACGGAATATGGTAAAGCATTAAAAGAATGCGAACAAGCAGTTTATGCATCTCTTAATTCTGGAGGCGGTTTCCCAAATGGAACATTAGGCGGTTACGACGCTTGCAATCAATTTGGTGATCTTCCAACAAAATATGGTGAAACAGGAAGCTGGGAAGCTGTTTCAGATTTATACCAAAACTTTGTAAACAAATACCTTGTTAAAAATAGAGCGTGCTTCGGTTGCATGCAAGCTTGCGGTAGAGTCAGTCAAGTTAAGGAAGGGCCATTCGCTACACCAGTGTATGGTGGACCAGAATATGAAACAACAGCAGGCTTCACAACATTTATGCTTCAAAAAGATATAGAACCAGTAATTAAAGCGAATTATCTTTGCAACATTTATGGTTTAGATACAATTTCAACATCACATATGATAGCTTTCGCTATGCTATGCTATGAAAAAGGTTTAATCACAACAAAAGATACAGATGGATTAGAAGTTAAATGGGGAGATCCAGACGTGGTGATAAAACTTGTTGAAAAAATCGCACGTAGAGAAGGATTCGGAGATTTATTAGCTGAAGGCGTTAGAAGAGCTGCTGAAAAAATAGGTGGAGAAGCACCAAAACTCGCTCTTCATGTTAAAGGGCTTGAAATGCCATATCATGATCCTAGAGCTGGAAAAACTCAAGCAATAGAGTATGGCACATCAAATACTGGAATGGACCACTTCCATGCCCATGAAACTTTAGATGTAGAATGTTATGGAGCTGATTTAGGTTTAATTCCATTCGGTTTACCAGATCCAAAAACAATAGATAGATTTTCAGAGGACCCAAGCAAAGCTTCAATAGCTAAACTTGTTATGGATTGGGGAACAGTTGCAGACGCTTTAGTAATATGCAAGTTCCATCAATATGTGAATTTAGGCCCAGATAAATATGCTAAACTGTTATCTTTAGCTACTGGATGGAAGATTGATGGATGGGAACTATTAAAAATAGGCGATAGAATATTTAATTTAGCGAGAGCCTTTAACGTAAGAGAAGGAATAAGAAGAAAAGACGATATGCTACCACCAAGAATAATGCAACCAGCTACAACAGGAAGCACAAAAGGCGTTGGAATAACAAATTATGAAGGAATGCTTAACGAGTTTTACAAGCTTGAAGAATGGGATGAAAACGGCATTCCAAAACCAGAAAAACTAAAAAGACTCGGCTTAAACGATGTAGCTAATTACTTAGCTAGTTTAAAATCCTAAAACCTTCTTTATTTTTTAACTTTTAACTTCTTTCTTACAGCAATAAAGCAAAAATTAATAAGTTTCATAAATTAAGTTTGTTTTGTGAAATTTTAATGAAAGCAGCTAGGCTTTATGCTCCTCAAAATTTAAAAATTGAAGAAGTTAATATTCCAGAAATAAATGATGAAGAAGTATTAATTGAAAATAAAGTTGCATTAACCTGTGGAACAGATTTAAAAATGTATAAACGAGGACATCCATACGCTAAACTTCCTTTAACAATAGGACATGAATTTGCAGGAGTCATAGTTAAAGTAGGATCTAAAGTTAAAAACTTTAAGAAAGGAGATAGAGTTGTTGCTGTTAATTCAGCTCCATGCAATACCTGTTTTTATTGCAAAAGGGGAAAACAAAATTTATGCGAAAAAATAGAGGAAGATATGATTGGATTTACTATTGAAGGTGCATACGCGCAATATGTTAAAGTTCCAGCAAAAATAGTTAAGCAAAATATGCATATTATTCCAGAGCATATATCTTTTGAAGAAGCTGCTATACTTGAGCCTTTAGCATGCGTTGTTCATGGAAATCAACTTCTTAATTTAAATATTAAAGATGATGTAGCTATTATAGGTTCAGGACCAATAGGGCTTCTTCACCTTCAATTAATTAAAGCTGAAGGTTGCAAAGCTATAGTTATAGATTTATCTAAAGAAAGACTTAAAGTAGCTGAAGAACTTGGAGCAGACATCACAATTAACGCTAATGAAGTTAATCCAATTGAGGAAATTAAAAAAATAACTAATGGAAGAGGGGTTGACACCGCTATAGAAGCTGTTGGTCTTCCAGAAACCTGGAGGATAGCAGTAGCTTTAACCCGTAAAGGAGGAGAAACACTCCTTTTTGGAGGATGCAAACCAGGAGATTTAGCTGAATTTGACGCTTCACATATTCATTATGGAGAATTAACAATTAAAGGAGCTTTCCATCACACACCATTAGCTGTTGAAAAAGCACTAAAATTAATCGTTTCAAAAGTTATTAGAATTGATAAAATAATTTCGCATAGAATGAATTTAAGCAATATTGAGGATGCATTAAAACTTATGGCTGAAGGAAAAGCTGTAAAAGTCGCTATTACCCCATGAATCTAAATAAAATTTAACATAATTTAAATACAGTAACCAAAAAACTTTCCCCATAATCTTGCTATGCTTCTAAAAAATATTTTAAGGCTCAGTAATAACAAAAATTTATAAAATGAAACATCTATACTTGTTTTCTTTTATCAATTCCATTAATTTCTCTTACTATTAAGCAAAAATATCTCAACATAAAATAAAGAAAATTAATTTTTAAAAGATTATTATTAAACACCTGATTTTTAATTCCCTAAAAGTTCCTAACATCTTGACGTCTTGACGGCATATCTCCCTCCCCTATAGTGGGCTTCTTTTTTTAACTCTTTTCACAATACTCGAAACAAAAGAAATAAATAGAAGCATCCAGTACATTCAAACTGCTTTTAATTCTCTTTATGAAATTCAAAAATTAATAGCTTATTAATAAAAGAGTGTTATAAAATGAAGGAAGAACTTAAAAAAGCATTTTTAAATTTTCCTTCTTACCCTGAGAAGTTTGGCTTAGAATTAACAAAGCCAGAGGATAGATTTAAATGGTTTTTAGCTTCAATGCTTTTTGCTAAAAGAATTTCCAGCAAAATCGCTGAAAAAACTTTTATGAAGCTTATTGAAGCTGGCTTAACTACACCTAAAAAAATTTTAGAAGCTGGATGGGATAAACTTGTAGAAATTCTCGATTCAGGAGGTTATGTTAGATACGATTATTCAACTGCTACAAATATTTTGGAAACTGCTAAACTTTTAATTAATCGTTATAATGGAAGCTTGGAAAAGCTTTATGAAGAAGCCAAAGATTTTAAGGAGCTTGAAGATCGCTTAAAAGAGTTTAAAGGCATCGGACCAACAGCTGTAAACATATTTCTTAGAGAACTTAAGGATATTTGGGTTAAAGCTAAACCAAAACCTTCAATCATAGCTATAGAAGCTGGAAAACGCTTAAAACTAAATAAAAATGAAATTGAAAAATTTGAAGGTAAACTAGTAAGGTTAAATTTAGATTTCTGTAAAAAAGGTGGATGCAAGGAATGCCTCTTTAAAAACTTTTGCAAAACCTTCATTAAAAAGTTGATTTAAAAGCTTTGAAAATTATTGTAGCTTAAAGCAATAATGTTGAAGCTGCTGTGCATAAAAGGTTAAAATTTTTTATTAAACCATTAAAACAGAAAATAGTTCTTAAACCAAAACCGAAAAGGTTTAATATAATAGTTTTTCCTGAGGATTTGGTTGCAGCTGATATTGTTGCTGCATCTTATTTAGGCATAATTTAAAAATGCTAAGATAAAATCAAGCATTTCATGCATAAGCTGATTTGGCATAGAGAAATTCTATAGATTTTAGCATTTTTATTTTTTAAGCAGTTTGCTTATATGTGTTCACTTTTATGCGATTCAATGAATTCCTCAATAATTTTCTTCACCTTCAATATTGAAGGTGGAATCTTGGTTTCTGAAGCCCATTCATCAATCCATTGCGCATTTACATAAGCTCCATCTAAAGTTAATTTTAGATTGTATATAAAGTAGTCTGCTGCTTCAGGCTTCGGTTTGCAGCTGAATTTTCTAACCTGCGTTATACCTGATTCTCGCAATGAATTCATTAATTTGTTAAGGTCATCGTAGCTAGCAAATCCATTAACTTCATGAACCACTTTACCACCAACAGATAATTTATAGCTCCACGAACTGTTTTTATAAATTACGAATTCCTCAGTGACTCCAGCTATTCCTCCCTGCTTCAACCAATATAGAGAAAAATCCGACTCCTTATTTGTCTTTATGAAGAGAACTGCAATAATAGTAAAGGTTAAAATTAACATTACAACCGTTAGTAACATGTATTTACTCAAGCTTTTACTCCTCTAATGTAAACAGCTTTTCGAGGATGTATTTAAGCTTTATATTAACTTCTAGCTGATGAGTAACAAGCATTCCTCGCTTATTTCTTTTCTTAGCTTTCGCTTTATATATTTAAGATGATGCTATGAGATTTTGCAAACGATACCGATATGATAGAATTTATGATTCTTGCCTATTCATTTGTATTTTAGAGCCTATGAAAGAACCTTTAAGCGAGAAAAGCATCAAAAATTGATGTTAAGCCAAATTCTTTTAACTTCTTTAATTTTATCGAAATCTTTATCTTCGCTTGCTTACTATATAATTTGCTCCTATTTTCTCTATTGTTGCTAAATGTATTGCGTCAGGATGGTTTTTAAGCTGTATTTAAGGAGGTATTTTTCAATTAATTTTAAATCGCTCTCCTCAATTGATATAACTTCTGTATAAGGTAACACTATAGCTTTTAAGAATTTTAATGCAGCCTCATATGGAAGCCCATACTTTCTTGATATATATAATACTTCATTTATGATTAGCATGTTAATGAAGAGTTGCTCTTTAAGCAGCTTCATGAAAAATTCATCAAATCTCCTTCTTTCATCGCTTGTCATAGCATTTAAGTATATTAAGAAGTTTGAATCTAAAAAATCTTCAACTTGCTTTTTCCTCAAATTCTATTTCAAGGGGAATTTTTTAAGCTCGCCTAAGCTTGGACCTGAAGCTTCCAGCTTCTTAACTTCCTCTACATGTTTACTTTATGCTTACTATTGAGGCTTTCTATAAGAATTTACTTAACTTTTCTTTTTAAAGCATTCAACTTTTTAATCTACTTATTATTATTCTATGCTTCATATAACTGTATTATTTTCCTAAGCCACTCTTTTGTTTGAATCAACCCTTCATAATGCCCCACTTCATTTTTTACTTCTTCATCAATTACATCGGTAACGAATTTTTTAATATACTCTGGAAAATATTCAATTCTTTCCTCTATCTCTCTAACACTTTTATCATAGTTTTCCACACATTTTCGTAAAAATTCATAGAGTTGCTTTTCTTCTAAAGGGGTTATCGATGCGTCGTTAACCATTTTGTAAACTCTCTAAGGTCATATTCTATACATTTCTCATTCTTCATTAAAATCTTTAACACGTTATCCTTTATTTCATCTAAACTTCTAGGAGGTAGAATTAGGTTAGCGATTTTAATCTTTGAATTTTTCTCATCAATCCTCATTAAACCAAAGCCTTTAGATTTTACACCGCCTAATGTAAACCCATCCAACAATATGCAATCAATTAGTCTTGCTAA
This is a stretch of genomic DNA from Candidatus Bathyarchaeota archaeon. It encodes these proteins:
- a CDS encoding alcohol dehydrogenase catalytic domain-containing protein; amino-acid sequence: MKAARLYAPQNLKIEEVNIPEINDEEVLIENKVALTCGTDLKMYKRGHPYAKLPLTIGHEFAGVIVKVGSKVKNFKKGDRVVAVNSAPCNTCFYCKRGKQNLCEKIEEDMIGFTIEGAYAQYVKVPAKIVKQNMHIIPEHISFEEAAILEPLACVVHGNQLLNLNIKDDVAIIGSGPIGLLHLQLIKAEGCKAIVIDLSKERLKVAEELGADITINANEVNPIEEIKKITNGRGVDTAIEAVGLPETWRIAVALTRKGGETLLFGGCKPGDLAEFDASHIHYGELTIKGAFHHTPLAVEKALKLIVSKVIRIDKIISHRMNLSNIEDALKLMAEGKAVKVAITP
- a CDS encoding aldehyde ferredoxin oxidoreductase family protein, with translation MVLYSYAGKILRVNLSTKTIKTEDTKKDIAQLLLGGNGYAAKILWDELKPGIDPLSPENKIVLMTGPITGTGAPGSGFWEACFKSPLTGVWGESACGGWWGPMLKFAGFDGIIIEGASENPVYLWVHDGEAEIKPAEGIWGQTVPKTEEMIRKEIGIPQARVLSIGPAGEKLVRFAGIAVDLERYAGRKGGGALLGSKKVKAVAVYGEKEIPIAKPTEYGKALKECEQAVYASLNSGGGFPNGTLGGYDACNQFGDLPTKYGETGSWEAVSDLYQNFVNKYLVKNRACFGCMQACGRVSQVKEGPFATPVYGGPEYETTAGFTTFMLQKDIEPVIKANYLCNIYGLDTISTSHMIAFAMLCYEKGLITTKDTDGLEVKWGDPDVVIKLVEKIARREGFGDLLAEGVRRAAEKIGGEAPKLALHVKGLEMPYHDPRAGKTQAIEYGTSNTGMDHFHAHETLDVECYGADLGLIPFGLPDPKTIDRFSEDPSKASIAKLVMDWGTVADALVICKFHQYVNLGPDKYAKLLSLATGWKIDGWELLKIGDRIFNLARAFNVREGIRRKDDMLPPRIMQPATTGSTKGVGITNYEGMLNEFYKLEEWDENGIPKPEKLKRLGLNDVANYLASLKS
- a CDS encoding type II toxin-antitoxin system VapC family toxin, coding for MRKKQVEDFLDSNFLIYLNAMTSDERRRFDEFFMKLLKEQLFINMLIINEVLYISRKYGLPYEAALKFLKAIVLPYTEVISIEESDLKLIEKYLLKYSLKTILTQYI
- a CDS encoding 4Fe-4S dicluster domain-containing protein, producing the protein MKALFVDQEKCTGCRRCELACSFFHFQTYSLSRVRLHVVRDGEIEGPIVCVQCGLCQYACPIKGAIIRNKKTGAFLVTTKCNPKECNGECVNACPYGVIHIDLKLKRAIKCDFCGGSPSCVEACPWNVIQYIDASSPYALNNKRVAEVRRRWSIERAYTKSSLEALKKV